Genomic window (Nitrospinaceae bacterium):
ATGACCCCCAAATACCAGTGCTCGGCTGAATGGCCAATCGTCAGGAGGGCAAGAGTAAGTTTGCGATTCAAGGAAGAGCTCCAATAAAAATATTTTATTTTCTTTCGATTGCGATTATAACATGGAGAGCAATAGGGGCGGAAGTGACATAATTTATGGCATATATGTTATTTTGTAACAATTGGATACATGGATAATATGAAGTAAATTATATCTTTCATGGCATTTGAGAATAAATGGTGTTTTTTGGTGAATATAGTTGACTGAACCTTGTGTGGTTGTTAAATTTACCCAACTGGTAGGATGACTCCATATCTTGATAACCGGATAAGTGCTCTCGCCTCGGAGATGTGTACTTGGCAATTCAGCCCCAACTTCAGGCTGTTCGCAGAATTAGGGTTTATGAGGAAATCGTATCTCAGATTACCTCGCTGATTCTCAATGGAGAACTCAAGCTTGGCGACAAGTTGCCCTCCGAGCGAGAACTCGGTGAGCGTTTCGGTGTGGGGCGAAATTCGGTTCGCGAGGCAACTCGCGCCCTGGAGTCGGCAAATCTCGTTGAAACACGCCAGGGGGAAGGCACTTTTATAGTTGCCACCCCTGAGTCTCTGGTTCCAGTGCTCTCAGCTCGAATTTCGGGGGAAGATAGCGGCATCCATCTTCTTTTCGAGGCGCGCCGGGTACTTGAGCCCCAGATTGCCGCTCTTGCTGCCGAACGGGCTAATGAAGATGAGCTCAAGGCGCTCGATTTGATTCTTACTCGCCAGCGCAAGGAAGTTGAATCTGGCGCCAGCGGCATCGAGGAGGACACGCAGTTTCACATGGCTCTGGCCAAGGCCGCTAAAAATGAATTTCTTGAATCGCTAGTGCGAACATTGCTCTCCTCGCTTCGTGATCTTCGA
Coding sequences:
- a CDS encoding FadR family transcriptional regulator, coding for MAIQPQLQAVRRIRVYEEIVSQITSLILNGELKLGDKLPSERELGERFGVGRNSVREATRALESANLVETRQGEGTFIVATPESLVPVLSARISGEDSGIHLLFEARRVLEPQIAALAAERANEDELKALDLILTRQRKEVESGASGIEEDTQFHMALAKAAKNEFLESLVRTLLSSLRDLRERSVRDMSGRIRSLETHLKIFNAIKAKNENDAVTSMISHLIEIEGGEVGAQDSLEEDEEFPPES